One Pomacea canaliculata isolate SZHN2017 linkage group LG9, ASM307304v1, whole genome shotgun sequence DNA segment encodes these proteins:
- the LOC112571452 gene encoding uncharacterized protein LOC112571452: protein MAVMYKTSYALPRSTMSSATLPAFKRKRIEQWCDEVAKHIMAGSLCQTVMDDLPFYQDNAADPTSPSTDHTAASRGTNELQLPSSGNDTSQPTTRESSLNTVLGRPTRAPEVCSWSLGSRTPVYSHYHEQRRKVERLVQGLPVHSTARSARMPPASRTPLISASAEVVRLAEVSPLESCHQQQGRSTFETQASRPRTKGRPRISGLQRSPSENSNCFWSRSRSPAAIASRPRASLASRYGLRSSADVVVIEDNARCSHSSNLLGSGKFLTGTCDAVNKSRPGHVAHRQLSASNRGQMMTLQVHP from the coding sequence ATGGCTGTGATGTACAAGACTTCGTACGCTCTCCCCAGGTCTACTATGAGCAGCGCAACGTTGCCGGCCTTCAAACGCAAGCGCATAGAGCAGTGGTGTGACGAGGTAGCCAAGCACATAATGGCGGGTAGCCTCTGCCAAACCGTCATGGATGACCTACCCTTCTACCAAGACAACGCTGCGGATCCCACCTCTCCCAGCACCGACCACACCGCGGCCTCTCGGGGTACGAACGAACTTCAGCTGCCGTCCAGCGGAAACGACACTAGTCAACCGACAACACGAGAGAGCTCGTTGAATACCGTCCTCGGTCGACCAACTCGTGCACCGGAAGTCTGTAGCTGGTCTTTGGGTTCAAGGACGCCTGTCTACAGCCACTACCACGAGCAGCGGCGCAAAGTCGAGCGGTTGGTGCAGGGACTTCCCGTGCATTCGACAGCACGATCCGCTCGAATGCCGCCTGCAAGCCGCACGCCGCTTATCAGCGCAAGCGCGGAAGTCGTGCGGCTAGCAGAAGTCAGTCCACTGGAATCGTGTCATCAGCAGCAAGGACGATCAACCTTCGAGACACAGGCGTCCCGACCTCGGACCAAGGGTCGCCCCCGCATCAGCGGTCTGCAGCGTTCTCCTTCCGAGAATTCGAACTGTTTCTGGTCCCGATCGCGGAGTCCAGCTGCCATTGCAAGTCGCCCTCGTGCAAGTCTCGCGTCCAGGTACGGTCTCCGGTCGTCCGCTGATGTTGTCGTCATCGAGGACAATGCTCGATGTAGCCACAGCAGTAACCTTCTTGGGTCCGGTAAGTTTCTGACTGGAACGTGTGATGCAGTCAACAAGTCACGACCTGGCCACGTAGCCCATCGACAACTGTCGGCGAGTAACCGGGGACAGATGATGACCCTACAAGTGCATCCCTAG
- the LOC112571557 gene encoding uncharacterized protein LOC112571557 isoform X2 gives MAAEEGSSGGRKVLIAMDGSEHSFYAFDWYMQFIYTQDTEVIVAHSGNCNRHRPFQLSVMSSDPAMISRMIHQEEEEVNSIVSKIKDKLTQHGVKGKLLRLSGEAGHSIVKTAEMEGVSCIVTGTRGQGKVRRTLLGSVSDYILNHAHVPVLICRHKEVAGSSDSQ, from the exons ATGGCCGCCGAAGAGGGCAGCAGCGGCGGGCGAAAGGTTCTGATCGCTATGGACGGTAGCGAACATTCCTTCTACGCGTTCGATT GGTATATGCAGTTTATCTACACACAGGACACTGAAGTGATTGTCGCCCATAGCGGCAACTGTAACCGCCACCGTCCCTTTCAGCTGT CCGTCATGTCCAGTGACCCAGCGATGATCAGCCGCATGATACATcaagaagaagaggaagtgaACTCCATCGTCAGCAAGATCAAGGATAAGCTGACACAGCATGGG GTCAAAGGGAAATTACTACGCCTGAGCGGCGAGGCGGGTCACTCCATCGTCAAGACAGCGGAGATGGAGGGAGTGTCATGCATCGTGACAGGCACCCGAGGGCAGGGGAAGGTGCGCCGCACGCTCCTGGGCTCTGTCAGTGACTACATCCTGAACCACGCTCACGTTCCTGTCCTCATCTGTCGTCACAAGGAGGTGGCCGGCAGCAGCGACAGTCAGTAG
- the LOC112571557 gene encoding uncharacterized protein LOC112571557 isoform X3: protein MAAEEGSSGGRKVLIAMDGSEHSFYAFDWYMANMHRDGVEVLIAHCPDYSSLLHAPVMSSDPAMISRMIHQEEEEVNSIVSKIKDKLTQHGVKGKLLRLSGEAGHSIVKTAEMEGVSCIVTGTRGQGKVRRTLLGSVSDYILNHAHVPVLICRHKEVAGSSDSQ from the exons ATGGCCGCCGAAGAGGGCAGCAGCGGCGGGCGAAAGGTTCTGATCGCTATGGACGGTAGCGAACATTCCTTCTACGCGTTCGATT GGTACATGGCCAACATGCACAGAGATGGCGTAGAGGTCTTGATAGCTCACTGCCCAGACTACAGCTCCCTCTTGCATGCAC CCGTCATGTCCAGTGACCCAGCGATGATCAGCCGCATGATACATcaagaagaagaggaagtgaACTCCATCGTCAGCAAGATCAAGGATAAGCTGACACAGCATGGG GTCAAAGGGAAATTACTACGCCTGAGCGGCGAGGCGGGTCACTCCATCGTCAAGACAGCGGAGATGGAGGGAGTGTCATGCATCGTGACAGGCACCCGAGGGCAGGGGAAGGTGCGCCGCACGCTCCTGGGCTCTGTCAGTGACTACATCCTGAACCACGCTCACGTTCCTGTCCTCATCTGTCGTCACAAGGAGGTGGCCGGCAGCAGCGACAGTCAGTAG
- the LOC112571557 gene encoding uncharacterized protein LOC112571557 isoform X1 — protein sequence MAAEEGSSGGRKVLIAMDGSEHSFYAFDWYMQFIYTQDTEVIVAHSGNCNRHRPFQLWYMANMHRDGVEVLIAHCPDYSSLLHAPVMSSDPAMISRMIHQEEEEVNSIVSKIKDKLTQHGVKGKLLRLSGEAGHSIVKTAEMEGVSCIVTGTRGQGKVRRTLLGSVSDYILNHAHVPVLICRHKEVAGSSDSQ from the exons ATGGCCGCCGAAGAGGGCAGCAGCGGCGGGCGAAAGGTTCTGATCGCTATGGACGGTAGCGAACATTCCTTCTACGCGTTCGATT GGTATATGCAGTTTATCTACACACAGGACACTGAAGTGATTGTCGCCCATAGCGGCAACTGTAACCGCCACCGTCCCTTTCAGCTGT GGTACATGGCCAACATGCACAGAGATGGCGTAGAGGTCTTGATAGCTCACTGCCCAGACTACAGCTCCCTCTTGCATGCAC CCGTCATGTCCAGTGACCCAGCGATGATCAGCCGCATGATACATcaagaagaagaggaagtgaACTCCATCGTCAGCAAGATCAAGGATAAGCTGACACAGCATGGG GTCAAAGGGAAATTACTACGCCTGAGCGGCGAGGCGGGTCACTCCATCGTCAAGACAGCGGAGATGGAGGGAGTGTCATGCATCGTGACAGGCACCCGAGGGCAGGGGAAGGTGCGCCGCACGCTCCTGGGCTCTGTCAGTGACTACATCCTGAACCACGCTCACGTTCCTGTCCTCATCTGTCGTCACAAGGAGGTGGCCGGCAGCAGCGACAGTCAGTAG
- the LOC112572747 gene encoding LOW QUALITY PROTEIN: probable imidazolonepropionase (The sequence of the model RefSeq protein was modified relative to this genomic sequence to represent the inferred CDS: deleted 1 base in 1 codon) yields the protein MAGSRHRLLVKHARQVVQVSSTRQTVKCAADMQHLNILQEEGDYSIMVGSDGLILDIGPTNEIEEKYNGDVIDQVIDASGKCIIPGLVDAHTHAVWAGDRVHEFAMKLAGASYMDVHKAGGGIYFTVEHTRRATEDDLYELLRKRLLKMLRSGTTLVEVKSGYGLDTDSEVKMLRVIERARRSLPIDISCTFCGAHAVPRDITPEEATRRVLQEQLPRIQALTSVGELHVHNIDVFCEEGVFSVQQSREILLAGKAAGLNINFHGEELHRLNSAEMGAEIGALAISHLEEVSEEGMRAMARAGTLGVLLPTTAFNLRLKPPPARALIQEGVPVALGSDFNPNAHCLAMPLVMNLACVTLRMSMPEVLVAATLNAAAALGRSDMHGSLEIGKLANFLILDNPRWEHLIYQMGDHNSVIKHVVWHGDIVHSTPSIDES from the exons ATGGCGGGGTCACGTCACAGACTTCTCGTCAAGCACGCTCGGCAGGTCGTGCAGGTGAGCAGCACGCGCCAGACAGTCAAGTGCGCTGCCGACATGCAGCACCTTAACATCCTGCAGGAAGAGGGAGACTACTCCATCATGGTGGGGAG CGATGGACTGATCCTGGACATAGGTCCAACCAacgaaatagaagaaaaatacaacGGTGACGTCATCGATCAAGTCATTGACGCCAGCGGAAAGTGCATCATTCCCG GCCTCGTGGATGCGCATACACACGCGGTGTGGGCCGGAGATAGGGTGCATGAATTTGCAATGAAG CTAGCCGGAGCAAGCTACATGGACGTCCACAAAGCCGGTGGTGGCATTTACTTCACGGTCGAGCACACCCGCCGAGCCACCGAAGACGACCTCTACGAGCTGCTGCGCAAGAGGCTGCTCAAGATGCTCCGGTCCGGCACGACCCTGGTGGAGGTCAAGAGCGGCTACGGCCTTGACACTGACTCGGAAGTAAAAATGCTGCGCGTGATCGAACGAGCACGACGTAGTCTGCCTATCGACATTTCGTGCACCTTCTGCGGAGCCCATGCTGTGCCCCG aGACATCACCCCCGAAGAGGCCACCCGCAGGGTCCTTCAAGAACAGCTCCCGCGAATCCAAGCGCTGACTTCAGTGGgcgagctgcacgtgcacaatATTGACGTGTTCTGTGAGGAGGGCGTGTTCAGCGTGCAGCAGTCTCGCGAGATCCTGCTGGCTGGCAAGGCTGCTGGCCTCAACATCAATTTTCACGGCGAGGAGCTACATCGCCTCAACTCCGCAGAG aTGGGAGCAGAGATCGGTGCCCTGGCAATCAGTCACTTGGAGGAAGTGTCGGAGGAGGGCATGAGGGCCATGGCTCGAGCAGGTACC TTGGGCGTGCTGTTGCCCACCACGGCCTTTAACCTTCGCCTCAAGCCACCACCAGCGCGCGCATTGATACAAGAGGGCGTGCCGGTAGCTCTTGGGTCAGACTTCAATCCTAACGCTCATTGTCTGGCCATG CCGCTGGTGATGAATCTGGCCTGCGTCACACTGCGCATGTCCATGCCGGAAGTTCTGGTGGCCGCCACGCTCAACGCGGCAGCTGCTTTGGGCCGCTCTGACATGCACGGGTCGCTGGAGATTGGGAAACTTGCCAACTTTTTGATCCTTGATAACCCCAG ATGGGAACACTTGATTTACCAGATGGGTGACCACAACAGTGTGATTAAGCACGTGGTGTGGCATGGTGACATCGTGCATTCAACCCCTTCAATCGACGAGAGCTAA